A single genomic interval of Dysidea avara chromosome 8, odDysAvar1.4, whole genome shotgun sequence harbors:
- the LOC136263594 gene encoding gamma-aminobutyric acid receptor-associated protein-like 2 translates to MKWEFKENHTFDERQSESRKIREKYPDRIPVIVEKVPRSTIPDIDKKKFLVPADLSVAQFMYIVRRRISLPSEKAMFLFVNKVLPTTSASMGTIYSENRDEDGFLYVAYSGENTFGL, encoded by the exons ATGAAGTGGGAATTTAAGGAGAACCATACGTTCG ATGAAAGACAAAGTGAGTCCAGAAAGATAAGAGAGAAGTATCCAGATAGAATACCG GTCATTGTAGAGAAAGTACCAAGGTCAACCATCCCAGACATTGACAAAAAGAAATTTTTAGTACCAGCAGATTTAAGTG TTGCACAGTTTATGTACATTGTACGAAGAAGAATTAGTTTACCATCAGAGAAAGCAATGTTTTTATTTGTCAACAAAGTCTTACCTACAACAAG TGCCTCAATGGGAACAATCTATTCAGAAAATCGAGATGAAGATGGGTTCCTTTATGTCGCGTACAGTGGAGAGAACACTTTTGGATTGTGA
- the LOC136263591 gene encoding H/ACA ribonucleoprotein complex subunit 1-like, with protein sequence MSFRGRGRGRGGFRGGGGGGGGFRGGGGGFRGGGGRGRGGFMQRDMGPPETVVELGHVLHPCEDDLVCKCTNEKIPYFNAPVYLENKAQIGKVDDIFGPMNDFYFSVKVMDSMKAGSFKTEQTFYIDPYKLLPLSRFLPQPKGARGGGFKRGGRGGRGGGFGRGGRGGGFRGRGRGGGFRGGSRGFRGGR encoded by the exons ATGTCGTTTAGAGGTCGTGGAAGGGGACGAGGCGGTTTTAGGggaggtggtggtggtggtggtgggttTCGTGGAGGTGGTGGTGGGTTTCGTGGAGGTGGGGGGCGTGGTAGAGGAGGCTTTATGCAGAGAGACATGGGCCCCCCCGAAACCGTTGTAG AGCTTGGCCATGTGCTTCATCCTTGCGAAGATGATTTAGTGTGCAAGTGTACAAATGAGAAAATCCCTTACTTTAATGCACCTGTTTATTTGGAGAACAAAGCACAGATTGGAAAAGTGGATGACATTTTTGGACCAATGAACGACTTT TACTTTTCAGTGAAGGTGATGGATTCAATGAAAGCTGGGTCATTTAAAACAGAACAAACA TTCTACATTGATCCGTACAAGCTCCTTCCATTGTCAAGATTTCTACCTCAACCTAAAG GTGCTAGAGGCGGTGGTTTCAAGAGAGGAGGAAGAG GGGGTAGGGGTGGTGGATTCGGACGAGGTGGCAGGGGAGGAGGTTTCAGAGGACGAGGTAGAGGTGGCGGATTTAGAG GTGGTTCCCGAGGGTTCAGAGGTGGAAGATGA